In Halorubellus sp. JP-L1, one DNA window encodes the following:
- a CDS encoding aldehyde dehydrogenase has product MGTTAAQRRDRIYVAGEWLDGDDTLSVTDLADGGTFAEVTAASPEQARDALAAAEEAKAAMRETTIVERAEWMHEIADGLEAREEELAEVIVREAGKPISSARGEVDSAATRFRRAAGEIRHMNGEYREGTTSGHEGWEAIVKHEPIGAVLCITPYNYPLATTALQVAPALAAGNAVVLKPASKTPIAAAILAEVISEVDLPHDGAFNYVAGTASDVGDVLSGDDRVNAIAMTGSSGAGKHVAKESGMVNLHMELGGNAPEVVFPDADLDAAAAAATKGSLKYAGQRCSAVSRVLAHEDVHDEVVAKIDSQMDDWQIGDLFDPDTALGPLISEDQAEWVQELVDDAVEKGATLVRGGSHDGNFFEPTLLADVPHDARVVHEEQFGPVAAVTTFESEADALEVANGGDLALDAAVFTADHDRAMRVANAIDAGGVRINGAPSHGLGDIPFGGNKDSGIGREGIDASIHAFVRKKSIIL; this is encoded by the coding sequence ATGGGAACCACCGCTGCACAGCGCCGAGACCGCATCTACGTGGCCGGCGAGTGGCTCGACGGCGACGACACCCTGTCCGTCACCGACCTCGCCGACGGCGGCACGTTCGCCGAGGTCACCGCCGCCAGCCCCGAGCAGGCCCGCGACGCGCTCGCGGCCGCCGAAGAGGCCAAGGCCGCGATGCGCGAGACCACCATCGTCGAACGCGCCGAGTGGATGCACGAGATAGCGGACGGCCTCGAGGCCCGCGAGGAGGAACTCGCCGAGGTCATCGTGCGCGAAGCCGGGAAGCCGATCTCGAGCGCGCGCGGCGAGGTCGACTCCGCCGCCACGCGATTCCGTCGCGCCGCCGGCGAGATCCGCCACATGAACGGCGAGTACCGCGAGGGCACCACGAGCGGCCACGAGGGCTGGGAGGCCATCGTCAAGCACGAACCCATCGGTGCCGTCCTCTGCATCACGCCGTACAACTACCCGCTCGCGACGACCGCGCTCCAGGTCGCGCCCGCGCTCGCCGCCGGGAACGCCGTCGTCCTGAAACCCGCGAGCAAGACCCCGATCGCCGCGGCCATCCTCGCGGAAGTGATCAGCGAGGTCGACCTCCCCCACGACGGCGCGTTCAACTACGTCGCCGGGACCGCGAGCGACGTCGGCGACGTCCTCTCGGGCGACGACCGCGTCAACGCCATCGCGATGACCGGCTCCTCGGGCGCCGGCAAGCACGTCGCCAAGGAGTCCGGGATGGTGAACCTCCACATGGAACTCGGCGGGAACGCGCCCGAGGTCGTCTTCCCGGACGCGGACCTCGACGCGGCCGCGGCCGCCGCGACGAAGGGCTCGCTCAAGTACGCCGGGCAGCGCTGTTCCGCGGTGTCGCGCGTGCTCGCCCACGAGGACGTCCACGACGAGGTCGTCGCGAAGATCGACTCGCAGATGGACGACTGGCAGATCGGCGACCTCTTCGATCCGGACACCGCGCTCGGACCGCTCATCAGCGAGGACCAGGCCGAGTGGGTGCAGGAACTCGTCGACGACGCCGTCGAGAAGGGGGCGACGCTCGTCCGCGGCGGCAGTCACGACGGGAACTTCTTCGAGCCGACGCTGCTCGCGGACGTCCCGCACGACGCGCGCGTCGTCCACGAGGAGCAGTTCGGACCGGTCGCCGCCGTCACCACGTTCGAGAGTGAGGCCGACGCGCTCGAGGTCGCGAACGGCGGTGACCTCGCGCTCGACGCGGCCGTCTTCACCGCCGACCACGACCGCGCGATGCGGGTCGCGAACGCCATCGACGCCGGCGGCGTCCGCATCAACGGCGCCCCCAGTCACGGCCTCGGCGACATCCCCTTCGGCGGGAACAAGGACTCCGGCATCGGGCGCGAAGGCATCGACGCCAGCATCCACGCGTTCGTCCGCAAGAAGAGCATCATCCTCTGA
- a CDS encoding DUF3054 domain-containing protein produces the protein MTGLARVLDAESVPLPAVGGLAAVDVLAILVLVLVGEIRHGVDVVGNPGQVLATAAPFLLGWVLVATLVGAYGDRAFAGGVDTLKLTAGAWIGGAGVGLTLRGTEYLAGNAPLSFALVMTGFGLLALCSVRLLAVTRLGARA, from the coding sequence ATGACCGGACTCGCTCGCGTACTGGATGCGGAGTCGGTGCCGTTGCCCGCGGTCGGCGGGCTCGCGGCCGTGGACGTCCTCGCGATCCTCGTCCTCGTCCTCGTCGGCGAGATCCGCCACGGCGTCGACGTCGTCGGGAACCCCGGACAGGTGCTCGCGACCGCCGCACCGTTCCTGCTCGGGTGGGTCCTCGTCGCGACGCTCGTCGGCGCGTACGGCGACCGCGCGTTCGCCGGCGGCGTCGACACACTGAAACTGACCGCTGGCGCGTGGATCGGTGGCGCAGGCGTCGGGTTGACCCTCAGAGGCACCGAGTACCTCGCCGGGAACGCACCGCTCTCGTTCGCGCTCGTCATGACGGGATTCGGACTCCTCGCGCTCTGTAGCGTTCGACTCCTCGCGGTCACTCGCCTCGGCGCGCGAGCGTGA
- a CDS encoding MFS transporter: MDRNDRAVVGLATVGHASVHTFELAIPLFIPLWLAEFQRLDLGVAAVPFDAAVAGVLVTVGYGLFGVGALPGGVLADRVGSKRLIVASLFGMSASFVVLAAAPSVLAVGAALACWGVAASVYHPAGLSMLSRAATERGRAFAYHGIAGNLGIALGPFVVAVALVVADWRTVALALAAPILVVAALATRIDVDERAAVGSDGDGQSHEATASDGGAEIDSETTDSGGADRTSSVESFADFRVGSRELFVGGFALIFPVVVASGLYYRGILTFLPEVLSTYDAFAAIAVGDLSLETYRYAYAGLLAVGVVGQYAGGRVSDHVRPERALAPAFLGLAVLAVLFLPAVALGVGPFLVLGGLLGVALFFVQPLYQAAVADHTPPGTRGLSYGYTYLGVFGVGALGGAVAGGILEYANAAALFATLGAVALAGAVAAFTLARRGG, from the coding sequence GTGGACCGGAACGACCGCGCCGTCGTCGGGTTGGCGACCGTCGGGCACGCGAGCGTGCACACGTTCGAGCTCGCGATCCCGCTGTTCATCCCGCTCTGGCTCGCGGAGTTCCAGCGCCTCGACCTCGGCGTCGCCGCAGTCCCGTTCGACGCGGCGGTCGCCGGCGTGCTCGTCACCGTCGGCTACGGCCTGTTCGGCGTCGGCGCGCTCCCCGGCGGCGTCCTCGCGGACCGCGTCGGCTCGAAGCGCCTCATCGTCGCGTCCCTGTTCGGGATGAGCGCCTCGTTCGTCGTCCTCGCCGCCGCACCCTCGGTGCTCGCGGTCGGTGCGGCACTGGCGTGCTGGGGCGTCGCCGCGAGCGTCTACCACCCAGCGGGACTGTCGATGCTCTCGCGGGCGGCGACCGAGCGCGGCCGCGCGTTCGCGTACCACGGTATCGCGGGGAACCTCGGCATCGCACTCGGGCCGTTCGTCGTCGCCGTCGCCCTCGTCGTCGCGGACTGGCGGACCGTCGCCCTCGCACTCGCCGCGCCCATCCTCGTCGTCGCCGCGCTCGCGACCCGGATCGACGTCGACGAACGCGCAGCCGTCGGCAGCGACGGCGACGGCCAATCCCACGAGGCCACCGCGAGCGACGGCGGCGCGGAGATCGACTCCGAGACGACCGATAGCGGGGGAGCGGACCGGACGTCGAGCGTCGAGTCGTTCGCGGACTTCCGCGTCGGGTCTCGCGAGCTGTTCGTCGGCGGGTTCGCGCTCATCTTCCCCGTCGTCGTCGCGTCGGGCCTCTACTATCGCGGCATCCTCACGTTCCTCCCGGAGGTGCTGTCGACGTACGACGCCTTCGCCGCCATCGCCGTCGGGGACCTCTCGCTGGAGACGTACCGGTACGCGTACGCGGGTCTGCTCGCGGTCGGCGTCGTCGGCCAGTACGCGGGCGGTCGCGTCAGCGACCACGTCCGGCCGGAGCGTGCGCTCGCACCGGCGTTCCTCGGACTCGCCGTGCTCGCCGTCCTCTTCCTGCCGGCGGTCGCCCTCGGCGTCGGGCCGTTCCTCGTCCTCGGCGGCCTCCTGGGGGTCGCGCTGTTCTTCGTGCAGCCGCTCTACCAGGCCGCCGTCGCCGACCACACGCCGCCCGGGACGCGCGGCCTCTCGTACGGCTACACGTACCTGGGCGTGTTCGGCGTCGGCGCACTCGGTGGCGCCGTCGCCGGCGGCATCCTCGAGTACGCGAACGCCGCGGCGCTGTTCGCGACCCTCGGCGCCGTCGCGCTCGCTGGTGCCGTCGCGGCGTTCACGCTCGCGCGCCGAGGAGGCTGA
- a CDS encoding ornithine cyclodeaminase family protein yields the protein MTVFLSSDDVSGLADPAAFVDAVREGYRQRGEGAAAKPRTTLRNEDPPGMLFSYAAVLPDTGAMGGYMYSAGFEARDAWFATPLFDAETGEPLAVVDGASMNPFKTGAAGAVGVDALARRDASSLAVIGSGAQARGQVRAAATVRDFDSVDVYSPTKANREAFAAEMNDRLDPAVAAVASPSAAVEGADVVITATTATDPVFDGDDLKDGAHVTAMGQYHPEKRELDETTIERGTYVPDLRERVQQDAGSFIAAQEAGVVDESDVHAELGEIVAGEADGRADRDEITIFDSGGTGIETVAGAYLLYERAMERDDDLGTEVDWLPASEALTGE from the coding sequence GTGACAGTCTTCCTCTCGAGCGACGACGTCAGTGGACTCGCCGACCCCGCAGCGTTCGTCGACGCCGTCCGCGAGGGCTATCGCCAGCGCGGCGAGGGCGCCGCAGCGAAACCACGGACCACGCTCCGGAACGAGGACCCGCCGGGGATGCTGTTCTCGTACGCCGCCGTCCTCCCGGACACGGGCGCGATGGGCGGGTACATGTACTCGGCGGGGTTCGAGGCGCGCGACGCGTGGTTCGCGACGCCGCTGTTCGACGCCGAGACCGGGGAGCCGCTCGCGGTCGTCGACGGCGCGAGCATGAATCCCTTCAAGACCGGTGCGGCCGGCGCGGTGGGCGTCGACGCGCTCGCGCGCCGTGACGCCAGCAGCCTCGCCGTCATCGGGAGCGGTGCGCAAGCGCGCGGGCAGGTGCGCGCCGCCGCGACCGTCCGCGACTTCGACAGCGTGGACGTGTACTCGCCGACGAAGGCGAACCGCGAGGCGTTCGCCGCGGAGATGAACGACCGTCTGGACCCGGCGGTCGCCGCGGTCGCGTCGCCCTCGGCCGCCGTCGAAGGCGCGGACGTCGTGATCACGGCGACGACGGCGACCGACCCCGTGTTCGACGGCGACGACCTCAAAGACGGCGCGCACGTCACGGCGATGGGCCAGTACCACCCCGAGAAGCGCGAGCTCGACGAGACGACGATCGAACGCGGCACGTACGTCCCGGACCTCCGCGAGCGCGTCCAGCAGGACGCCGGGTCGTTCATCGCCGCGCAGGAGGCGGGCGTCGTCGACGAGAGCGACGTCCACGCCGAACTCGGTGAGATCGTCGCGGGCGAAGCCGACGGCCGCGCCGACCGCGACGAGATCACGATCTTCGACTCGGGCGGGACCGGCATCGAGACCGTCGCCGGCGCGTACCTCCTCTACGAGCGCGCGATGGAGCGCGACGACGACCTCGGCACCGAGGTCGACTGGTTGCCCGCGAGCGAGGCACTCACGGGGGAGTAA
- a CDS encoding presenilin family intramembrane aspartyl protease PSH: MEARTRVYAAVAFTMALFLGVQLGALMLVEPLEAADKAFTQNPDSISNSIVYVAAILVMTALMLAAFKYDLDWIVRGFVVLASAGLAWQVFDVLVPSPFGLALAALVGVALVAYPEWYVIDTAGVLMGGAAAGLFGISFGLLPTLVLLVVLAVYDAISVYGTEHMLDLADGVMDMKVPVILVIPTTLSFSFLDMESPDSVDTSDDDAEPAADGGVADGSVADANATEDRGETDAETTDGTDAPEDDDVLQRDAFFVGLGDAVMPTILVASAAHFHTAVPNGPLPDLGLPLVTANLPALGALVGTQVGLVVLLWMVLKGRAHAGLPLLNGGAIAGYLVCALASGLSLSAALGL, encoded by the coding sequence ATGGAAGCCCGTACGCGCGTCTACGCCGCCGTCGCGTTCACGATGGCGCTGTTCCTCGGCGTCCAGCTCGGTGCCCTGATGCTCGTCGAGCCGCTGGAAGCCGCGGACAAGGCGTTCACGCAGAACCCCGACAGCATCTCGAACTCGATCGTCTACGTCGCCGCGATACTCGTGATGACGGCGCTGATGCTCGCGGCGTTCAAGTACGACCTTGACTGGATCGTGCGCGGGTTCGTGGTACTCGCGAGCGCCGGCCTCGCCTGGCAGGTGTTCGACGTCCTCGTCCCGAGCCCGTTCGGGCTCGCTCTCGCGGCGCTCGTCGGCGTCGCCCTCGTCGCCTACCCGGAGTGGTACGTCATCGACACCGCGGGCGTTCTCATGGGCGGCGCCGCCGCCGGCCTGTTCGGCATCAGCTTCGGCCTGCTCCCGACGCTCGTCCTCCTCGTCGTCCTCGCCGTCTACGACGCGATATCGGTGTACGGCACCGAGCACATGCTCGACCTCGCCGACGGCGTGATGGACATGAAGGTCCCCGTCATCCTCGTCATCCCGACCACGCTCTCCTTCTCCTTCCTCGACATGGAGTCACCGGATAGCGTCGACACGAGCGACGACGACGCGGAGCCGGCGGCCGACGGCGGCGTTGCGGACGGCAGCGTTGCGGACGCCAACGCGACGGAAGACCGCGGCGAGACAGACGCCGAAACGACTGACGGCACCGACGCGCCCGAGGACGACGACGTCCTCCAGCGCGACGCGTTCTTCGTCGGGCTCGGCGACGCCGTGATGCCGACGATCCTCGTCGCGAGCGCCGCGCACTTCCACACCGCGGTCCCGAACGGACCGCTCCCCGACCTCGGATTGCCGCTGGTCACGGCGAACCTCCCCGCGCTCGGCGCGCTCGTCGGCACCCAGGTCGGGCTCGTCGTCCTCCTCTGGATGGTCCTCAAGGGGCGCGCGCACGCCGGCCTCCCGCTCCTGAACGGCGGCGCCATCGCCGGCTACCTCGTCTGCGCGCTCGCGAGCGGGCTCTCGCTCTCAGCCGCGCTCGGCCTCTGA
- a CDS encoding H/ACA ribonucleoprotein complex subunit GAR1, with the protein MKRVGEVVRVAQGLAIARASDDDPPRIGAGVVDENLDEVGRVVDVFGPVGRPYVAVTADDGRPALLLGEKLYAR; encoded by the coding sequence ATGAAGCGCGTCGGCGAGGTCGTCAGGGTCGCGCAGGGGCTCGCGATCGCTCGCGCGAGCGACGACGACCCGCCGCGCATCGGCGCGGGCGTCGTCGACGAGAACCTGGACGAGGTCGGGCGCGTCGTCGACGTGTTCGGCCCCGTCGGCCGGCCGTACGTCGCGGTGACGGCCGACGACGGGCGGCCCGCGCTCCTCCTCGGCGAGAAACTGTACGCGCGCTGA
- the srp19 gene encoding signal recognition particle subunit SRP19, which yields MVENVLYPAYFDAELSRADGRRVPVDLAVADPEVDEIAKAVQQVGYDVIVERDRNYSRESHRERGRVLVKNPDADAKNDIVQAAAAYVNALRE from the coding sequence ATGGTCGAGAACGTCCTCTATCCCGCGTACTTCGACGCGGAACTCTCCCGAGCCGACGGCCGGCGCGTCCCCGTGGACCTCGCGGTCGCCGACCCCGAGGTCGACGAGATCGCGAAGGCCGTCCAGCAGGTCGGGTACGACGTCATCGTGGAACGAGACCGGAACTACAGTCGCGAGAGCCACCGGGAGCGAGGCCGCGTCCTCGTGAAGAACCCCGACGCCGACGCGAAGAACGACATCGTCCAGGCAGCCGCGGCCTACGTGAACGCGCTCCGAGAATGA
- a CDS encoding PGF-CTERM-anchored ABC transporter substrate-binding protein, whose amino-acid sequence MTRTQAACSVLFALALVATPVAGAVGASTGSATESLADSGATHASVGATAAEPCSYPLSLRDASGSTVEVSEEPERVVTLGPASAQTMWELDAQSKVVGVTQFAAYLDGATAKANVSGAGQTRISVEKVVAQDPDVVLAENVTDPETVSALRNAGVTVYYFNNSESVDDVYDKVASTGRLVGECDAAVESVRWMKEEMAIVQNATEGEEPRNFLYSLYGYTAGENTFIHSGLTAAGGNNLAVGVVEFPPSGYAPINPETVANLSVDWIVYPGTEAAIPKNAAWNQTTAVQEGNLVAVDRNQISQPAPRVALAVRHLAKTWYPESYEEANESLRGTVQVNADIYAHLETEPTATTSDDGDSTDDDAQTTGVAGTTTVTDDGATPGFGPVVALLAAAVLVVGALARRD is encoded by the coding sequence ATGACACGCACGCAAGCAGCCTGTTCCGTTCTCTTCGCGCTCGCGCTCGTCGCCACGCCCGTCGCCGGGGCGGTCGGCGCGTCGACCGGGAGTGCGACGGAATCGCTCGCCGACTCCGGCGCCACGCACGCGTCGGTCGGTGCGACCGCAGCCGAACCCTGCTCGTACCCGCTTTCGCTCCGCGACGCCAGCGGGTCGACCGTCGAAGTCTCGGAGGAACCCGAGCGCGTCGTCACGCTCGGGCCCGCGAGCGCCCAGACGATGTGGGAGCTAGACGCCCAGTCGAAGGTCGTCGGCGTCACGCAGTTCGCCGCGTACCTCGACGGCGCGACCGCGAAGGCGAACGTCTCCGGCGCCGGCCAGACGCGCATCTCCGTCGAGAAGGTCGTCGCGCAGGACCCGGACGTCGTGCTCGCCGAGAACGTCACCGACCCCGAGACGGTGTCCGCGCTCCGGAACGCCGGCGTCACCGTCTACTACTTCAACAACTCCGAGAGCGTCGACGACGTCTACGACAAGGTCGCGAGCACCGGCCGCCTCGTCGGCGAGTGCGACGCCGCCGTCGAGTCCGTCCGCTGGATGAAAGAGGAGATGGCGATCGTTCAGAACGCCACCGAGGGCGAGGAGCCCCGGAACTTCCTTTACTCGCTGTACGGGTACACCGCCGGCGAGAACACGTTCATCCACTCCGGCCTGACCGCCGCCGGCGGGAACAACCTCGCCGTCGGCGTCGTCGAGTTCCCGCCGAGCGGGTACGCGCCCATCAACCCCGAGACGGTCGCGAACCTCAGCGTCGACTGGATCGTCTACCCTGGCACCGAGGCTGCGATCCCGAAGAACGCCGCGTGGAACCAGACCACCGCCGTCCAGGAGGGGAACCTCGTCGCGGTCGACCGCAACCAGATCAGTCAGCCCGCGCCCCGCGTCGCCCTCGCGGTCCGGCACCTCGCGAAGACGTGGTACCCCGAGTCCTACGAGGAAGCGAACGAGAGCCTCCGCGGGACCGTCCAGGTGAACGCCGACATCTACGCGCACCTCGAGACGGAGCCCACCGCGACGACGTCCGACGACGGCGATAGCACGGACGACGACGCGCAGACGACCGGCGTCGCCGGAACGACGACGGTGACCGACGACGGCGCCACGCCCGGCTTCGGGCCGGTCGTCGCACTGCTGGCTGCCGCAGTCCTCGTCGTCGGCGCGCTCGCACGCCGCGACTGA
- the btuC gene encoding vitamin B12 ABC transporter permease BtuC — translation MRVGATATAYSTALFAGLLATVAGAATVGPVTIPYGTVAKALLNATPVPVGVTLQGGIDVALAHPFAFDVDRTQQLIVVGVRGPRIVLAAIVGFALAAAGTVMQGFFRNPMADPSIVGVSSGAALGAVAAITAPAAVTAVTAPLGLPAGVGIQTAAFVGAIVAAFLVYAIATERGRTPVATLLLAGVAIQTFLGAVVSFLLIYSGQSIRRAIYWLMGDLNNAAWGDVAVAAPVVLVLFAALLPFSRDLNVLLLGEEDARTLGIEVERTKRVLLALGSVVTAAAVAVAGIIGFVGLVVPHVVRLVVGPDHRVLLPTSALAGAIFLVATDTLARSTAAALPVGVVTAAVGAPFFLFLLRRREVHEL, via the coding sequence ATGCGAGTGGGCGCAACCGCGACCGCGTACTCGACGGCCCTCTTCGCCGGCCTCCTCGCCACGGTCGCCGGCGCCGCCACCGTCGGGCCCGTCACCATCCCCTACGGAACCGTCGCGAAGGCGCTCCTGAACGCCACGCCCGTCCCCGTCGGCGTCACGCTCCAGGGCGGAATTGACGTCGCCCTCGCTCACCCCTTCGCGTTCGACGTCGACAGGACCCAGCAACTCATCGTCGTCGGCGTCCGCGGCCCGCGCATCGTCCTCGCAGCGATCGTCGGGTTCGCGCTCGCCGCCGCCGGCACCGTCATGCAGGGGTTCTTCCGGAACCCGATGGCGGACCCGAGCATCGTCGGCGTCTCCTCCGGCGCCGCCCTCGGCGCCGTCGCCGCCATCACCGCACCAGCGGCCGTCACCGCAGTCACCGCGCCACTCGGCCTCCCCGCCGGCGTCGGCATCCAGACCGCCGCGTTCGTCGGCGCGATCGTCGCCGCCTTCCTCGTGTACGCGATCGCGACCGAGCGCGGCCGGACGCCCGTCGCCACCCTCCTGCTCGCGGGCGTCGCCATCCAGACGTTCCTCGGCGCAGTCGTCTCCTTCCTCCTCATCTACTCCGGCCAGAGCATCCGCCGCGCGATCTACTGGCTCATGGGCGACCTCAACAACGCCGCCTGGGGCGACGTCGCCGTCGCCGCACCCGTCGTGCTCGTGCTCTTCGCCGCACTCCTCCCGTTCTCCCGGGACCTGAACGTCCTCCTGCTCGGCGAGGAGGACGCACGGACGCTCGGCATCGAGGTCGAACGCACCAAGCGCGTGCTGCTCGCGCTCGGGAGCGTCGTCACCGCCGCCGCCGTCGCCGTCGCCGGCATCATCGGGTTCGTCGGCCTCGTCGTCCCGCACGTCGTCCGCCTCGTCGTCGGGCCCGACCACCGCGTCCTCCTGCCGACGAGCGCACTCGCCGGCGCGATCTTCCTCGTCGCCACCGACACCCTCGCGCGCTCGACCGCCGCCGCCCTCCCCGTCGGCGTCGTCACCGCGGCCGTCGGCGCCCCGTTCTTCCTCTTCCTCCTCCGTCGCAGGGAGGTGCACGAACTATGA
- a CDS encoding heme ABC transporter ATP-binding protein, translated as MIRVEDLTVSLGDHEVLADVSMAVDDGEFVGLVGPNGAGKTTLLRCLSGVLSPDSGVVTVDGDPVVGLGARESSRRIAIVPQDTTLAFDFSVRDVVDMGRTPHRGRFERASVEDRDAVDRAMARTDVARFADDSIQAVSGGERQRVVLARALAQEAPVLLLDEPTASLDVNHQIRTLDLVADLVDDGRTAVAAIHDLSLAARYCDRLVLLADGGVLAAGPPERVLERTTVADAFDADAAVVDDPVTGTPAVTPLSDPGWTLDAHVHVAGTGADAGRVVTTLAAAGATVTAGPVPEGDAVATAASGVDAPVVTVPAFEGVDDASRRAVVEHATAADVALAAGTVPDAALRALPDGTRLLVTPDAILPHDDASRLGDDDASTDLERVAIEDLGAGIADDRVIVVDDIRDRLSTVADGPERTGSYDRTRRDE; from the coding sequence ATGATCCGCGTGGAAGACCTCACGGTCTCGCTCGGCGACCACGAGGTACTCGCGGACGTCTCGATGGCGGTCGACGACGGCGAGTTCGTCGGCCTCGTCGGCCCGAACGGCGCCGGGAAGACCACGCTCCTGCGCTGTCTCTCCGGCGTGCTCTCGCCCGACAGCGGGGTCGTGACGGTCGACGGCGATCCCGTCGTGGGACTCGGTGCGCGCGAATCCAGTCGCCGCATCGCCATCGTTCCACAGGACACCACGCTCGCGTTCGACTTCTCCGTGCGCGACGTCGTCGACATGGGTCGCACCCCGCACCGCGGCCGGTTCGAGCGCGCCAGCGTCGAGGACCGCGACGCCGTCGATCGCGCGATGGCGCGCACCGACGTCGCGCGGTTCGCCGACGACTCCATCCAGGCGGTCAGTGGCGGGGAACGCCAGCGCGTCGTCCTCGCGCGAGCGCTCGCCCAGGAGGCGCCCGTGCTCTTGCTGGACGAACCGACCGCGAGCCTCGACGTCAACCACCAGATCCGCACGCTGGATCTCGTCGCTGACCTCGTCGACGACGGTCGGACCGCGGTCGCCGCCATCCACGACCTCAGCCTCGCCGCTCGCTACTGTGACCGACTCGTACTCCTGGCCGACGGCGGCGTCCTCGCCGCCGGCCCACCCGAGCGCGTGCTCGAGCGGACGACGGTCGCGGACGCGTTCGACGCCGACGCAGCGGTCGTCGACGACCCCGTCACTGGGACGCCTGCGGTCACGCCACTCTCGGATCCCGGCTGGACGCTCGACGCCCACGTCCACGTCGCCGGGACCGGCGCCGACGCCGGACGCGTCGTGACGACTCTCGCCGCCGCCGGAGCGACCGTCACCGCCGGCCCCGTCCCGGAAGGCGACGCCGTCGCGACCGCCGCGAGCGGCGTCGACGCACCCGTCGTCACCGTTCCGGCGTTCGAGGGCGTCGACGACGCGAGCCGTCGCGCCGTCGTGGAACACGCGACCGCCGCAGACGTCGCACTCGCCGCTGGCACCGTCCCCGACGCTGCCCTCCGTGCACTCCCCGACGGCACGCGACTCCTCGTCACTCCCGACGCGATCCTCCCCCACGACGACGCATCGCGCCTCGGCGACGACGACGCGTCTACGGACCTCGAGCGCGTGGCAATCGAGGACCTCGGTGCTGGCATCGCCGACGACCGGGTCATCGTCGTCGACGATATTCGCGACCGGCTTTCCACGGTCGCTGACGGCCCCGAGCGCACCGGTAGCTACGACCGAACTCGACGCGACGAGTGA
- a CDS encoding tyrosine-type recombinase/integrase — translation MSETNADADPDAAAGEQDLIDRYLEDQRFHGKSERTRASYERVLREFEAFLANPERGPGGEAATPSSADRRECMAWVHEMRNERAPSTVASYASYVHRFYAYMSQVGELAENPMSLVVEEMDEAIDPDPTRRDLSLADVRGFVQGIRHPLERAVVVTLLKTGLRVGECCNLDLRDLHLPDSDARAAFDVEPRVHLQGRGASIFVPAEPVRGAVVNGEERYESNKRKRDTVVPVDAELERVLAAWLAIRPDARSPAEPLFVDTSQDWGARLTASGVRSFVTRHARDAGWYRTGGGASENVTPHYFRHFFTTHLRDRTGDRGVVKYLRGDVASDVIDTYTHDWGSRIRDVYESNIYSILE, via the coding sequence ATGAGCGAGACGAACGCGGACGCGGATCCGGACGCTGCGGCGGGCGAGCAGGACCTCATCGACCGATACCTCGAGGATCAGCGCTTCCACGGGAAGTCCGAACGGACGCGTGCGTCCTACGAGCGCGTCCTGCGGGAGTTCGAGGCGTTCCTCGCGAACCCCGAGCGCGGCCCAGGCGGCGAGGCCGCGACACCGTCGAGTGCGGATCGTCGCGAGTGCATGGCGTGGGTGCACGAGATGCGCAACGAACGCGCACCGAGTACGGTCGCGTCCTACGCGTCCTACGTCCATCGGTTCTACGCGTACATGAGTCAGGTCGGCGAGCTCGCGGAGAACCCGATGTCGCTCGTCGTCGAGGAGATGGACGAGGCGATCGACCCGGATCCGACGCGACGCGACCTCTCCCTGGCGGACGTCCGCGGGTTCGTGCAGGGCATCCGGCATCCGCTGGAACGAGCCGTCGTCGTGACGCTCCTGAAGACGGGGCTGCGCGTCGGCGAGTGCTGTAACCTAGACCTGCGCGACCTCCACCTGCCGGATTCGGACGCGAGAGCGGCGTTCGACGTCGAACCGCGCGTTCACCTCCAGGGTCGCGGGGCGTCGATCTTCGTTCCGGCGGAACCCGTTCGTGGGGCGGTCGTGAACGGCGAGGAGCGATACGAATCCAACAAGCGAAAGCGCGACACCGTGGTGCCCGTCGACGCGGAACTCGAGCGGGTACTGGCGGCCTGGCTCGCGATTCGACCGGACGCCAGGTCGCCCGCAGAGCCGCTGTTCGTCGACACGAGCCAGGACTGGGGCGCTCGACTGACCGCGTCCGGCGTCCGGTCGTTCGTCACCAGGCACGCCAGGGACGCAGGCTGGTACCGGACCGGTGGCGGGGCGAGCGAAAACGTCACTCCCCACTACTTCCGGCACTTCTTCACCACGCACCTCCGGGACCGCACCGGCGACCGCGGCGTCGTGAAGTACCTCCGCGGGGACGTCGCGAGCGACGTCATCGACACCTACACGCACGACTGGGGATCCCGAATCAGGGACGTCTACGAGTCGAATATTTATTCGATCTTAGAGTAA